The following proteins are encoded in a genomic region of Triticum dicoccoides isolate Atlit2015 ecotype Zavitan chromosome 1B, WEW_v2.0, whole genome shotgun sequence:
- the LOC119314507 gene encoding Werner syndrome ATP-dependent helicase-like codes for MGFTKEFEMQAHGNTKLQVIHTNELHKAATIIEQYERHLEFEHHKIVGVDVEYTNDVGQDQKLALVQLSVGKDHPVLLFPLSAADKNCTRFDNFLADPRYTFAGFSIDGDIEMRGRVGLEIAHFVDIKKEWRVPTATKPLDSLGDVSGILVHDYYKDMKKKITNAEHQRWTRMPLTMRHIEYAAKDAYTAYEIWSRLTTIQEGLRRAKLEKEQSRKRPRSWGDYDY; via the coding sequence ATGGGATTCACCAAGGAATTCGAGATGCAGgcccacggcaacaccaagttgcaagTGATCCACACCAACGAGTTGCACAAGGCGGCCACCATCATCGAGCAGTACGAGCGACACCTCGAATTCGAGCACCACAAGATCgtcggagttgatgtggagtacaccaaCGACGTTGGCCAAGATCAGAAACTAGCCCTCGTCCAGCTCTCCGTCGGCAAGGATCATCCGGTGCTACTCTTTCCACTAAGCGCCGCCGACAAGAACTGCACCAggttcgacaacttcctcgccgaccccaggtatACGTTTGCTGGCTTCTCCATCGACGGTGACATAGAGATGCGCGGCCGCGTCGGACTGGAGATCGCCCACTTCGTCGACATCAAGAAAGAATGGAGGGTGCCTACAGCTACCAAGCCTCTGGACTCCCTTGGCGATGTCTCAGGCATCCTTGTCCACGACTACTACAaggacatgaagaagaagatcaccaacGCAGAGCACCAGCGCTGGACACGCATGCCCCTCACCATGAGGCACATCGAGTATGCGGCAAAAGATGCTTACACTGCGTACGAGATATGGAGCCGCCTCACCACTATCCAGGAAGGGCTCCGCCGGGCAAAACTCGAGAAGGAGCAGTCCAGGAAGCGCCCAAGGTCCTGGGGCGACTACGACTACTGA